The Chiroxiphia lanceolata isolate bChiLan1 chromosome 4, bChiLan1.pri, whole genome shotgun sequence genome contains a region encoding:
- the SPP1 gene encoding osteopontin — protein MKVAVLCLCLISITAAWPVSKSKQHAISASSEEKYDPRGHQLHRYHHDRVNSQSWESQQHPQTDLASPQQTLYSSEESVDVPVEPHFPDVSSKSHEDVNDNDDDDNDSNDTDESDEVVTGFPTDIPVTVPFPPFPFTRGDNAGRGDSVAYRMRAKAALVKSIKLRKAAKKVIYDATVEDESDLDADSQQTGFSREDSASRRSLEKHAISVEWSDKSHGQDSSELDSNQPDRSMENDSRQKFDSHEAEGDDSKSAVRGDSLPSVESKESQVRVSAEVSEDNSNQKLESAEDSQDRHSIENNEVTL, from the exons ATGAAGGTGGCAGTTCTGTGTTTATGCCTTATCAGCATCACTGCTGCATGGCCA GTGAGTAAATCCAAGCAGCATGCCATTTCTGCCAGCTCcgaagaaaaatat GACCCCAGAGGCCATCAATTGCACAGATATCACCACGACCGTGTGAATTCTCAGTCTTGGGAGAGtcagcagcacccacagactGACCTGGCATCACCTCAGCAG ACCCTTTACTCTTCAGAAGAAAGCGTGGATGTCCCAGTGGAACCG CACTTTCCTGATGTGTCAAGCAAAAGCCACGAAGATGTGAATGACAACGACGATGATGATAATGATTCCAATGACACGGATGAATCCGATGAGGTTGTCACGGGTTTCCCCACAGACATTCCAGTAACTGTACCATTCCCCCCATTCCCTTTCACCCGGGGAGACAACGCCGGCAGAGGCGACAGCGTGGCCTACAGGATGAGGGCAAAGGCCGCGCTGGTGAAGTCTATCAAACTCCGCAAAGCTGCAAAAAAG GTCATATATGATGCCACTGTGGAAGATGAGAGCGACCTGGATGCAGACAGCCAGCAAACAGGGTTCTCCCGGGAGGATTCTGCTTCCCGCCGCTCCCTGGAGAAGCATGCCATCAGTGTGGAATGGTCTGACAAGAGCCACGGGCAGGACAGCAGCGAGCTGGACAGCAATCAGCCTGACCGGAGCATGGAAAACGACAGCCGGCAGAAATTCGACAGCCATGAGGCAGAAGGCGATGACAGCAAGTCTGCTGTCAGAGGGGACAGCCTCCCGAGTGTggaaagcaaggaaagccaGGTCCGCGTTTCAGCTGAGGTCTCTGAAGATAACAGCAACCAAAAACTCGAGAGTGCTGAGGATTCTCAAGACCGCCACAGCATAGAAAATA